GACTATACGGGCAAAGCCATATACCAAGCCTTGTGGAAGAGGGCTCAAAGCTTAGGCATTAGGGTAATAAGGGGAGAGTTAGAGGAAATCCTTGGAGAGGAAAGGGTAGAAGGGCTTGTTTACCATGAGGGGCAAAGCCTTAGAGTTATAAAAACACCTGCCATCCTTTTGGCAACGGGCGGGTCTGCGAGCATGTTTTTGCATACCTCTAACCCAGTAAAGGTAAGAGGAGACGCACTGGGCATAGCACTAAGGAAGGGCGTAAAACTAATTAACCCAGAGTTTGTGCAGTTTCATCCCACAGTGGTGAAAAACACCAGCATACTCATCTCAGAGGCAGTAAGAGGAGAGGGGGCTATTTTGGTGGATTCCAAAGGTGAGAGGTTTGTGGAGGAACTCCAGCCAAGAGATGTGGTAGCAAGGGCGATATACAAAAAGCTAAGACAAGGACAAGAGGTTTTCCTTGACCTAAGACCCATAAAAGCCAAAGGAGTAGACCTCTCCAAGAGGTTTCCCACCATATACTCCATGCTAAGGGAAGCAGGCTACAACCCAGAAACCCAACCCATACCCATCACACCCGCATCTCACTACTTTATAGGTGGCATTGAGGTAGACAGCTATGGAAAAACCACCTTTGAAGGTCTTTATGCGGTAGGAGAATGTGCCTGCACGGGCGTGCATGGGGCAAACAGGCTTGCCTCTAACTCCTTGCTTGAGGGCTTGGTTTTTGGATACAGAACCGCCTACAGAATTTTTCATGACCTTTCCTTTTTGAAAAAGCCAAAGGAGACCTATTACAAAAACCAAAGGGAAGGGCAAAAAGACCCACCTTACACCTTTGAAGACCTGAGAAGGCTTATGTGGGAAAACTGTGGACTGGAAAGGGAAGAGACCTCTCTCAAACAGGCACTTGAAAAGCTAAGCACATGGCTACAAACATGGAAAGACTGGAAACCCACCATAGAAAACCGCCAGCTTTTTGATATAAGCCTAACCGCTATGGCTACCCTTAGCTGTGCTCTTTGGAGAAGGGAAAGCAGAGGCGTGCACTATAGGGTGGATTATCCCTTTGAAAGGGAGGAGTTTAGAAGGGATAGCCTTTTTACTCCTCGTTTTCTTATGTTGGGAGAGTAGT
This window of the Aquificaceae bacterium genome carries:
- the nadB gene encoding L-aspartate oxidase, producing MAFFLNFDTSRLSVEEAKVVICGSGIAGLTSAIVLKELGIEPIVLTRGIGNTYYSQGGIACALDPKDSPYLHMLDTQKAGRGLCKEETLKILVDEGIQRMADLKRWGVVFDEETTIEGGHSFPRVYKVKDYTGKAIYQALWKRAQSLGIRVIRGELEEILGEERVEGLVYHEGQSLRVIKTPAILLATGGSASMFLHTSNPVKVRGDALGIALRKGVKLINPEFVQFHPTVVKNTSILISEAVRGEGAILVDSKGERFVEELQPRDVVARAIYKKLRQGQEVFLDLRPIKAKGVDLSKRFPTIYSMLREAGYNPETQPIPITPASHYFIGGIEVDSYGKTTFEGLYAVGECACTGVHGANRLASNSLLEGLVFGYRTAYRIFHDLSFLKKPKETYYKNQREGQKDPPYTFEDLRRLMWENCGLEREETSLKQALEKLSTWLQTWKDWKPTIENRQLFDISLTAMATLSCALWRRESRGVHYRVDYPFEREEFRRDSLFTPRFLMLGE